The following proteins are encoded in a genomic region of Oncorhynchus gorbuscha isolate QuinsamMale2020 ecotype Even-year linkage group LG11, OgorEven_v1.0, whole genome shotgun sequence:
- the LOC124048127 gene encoding peripherin-2-like yields MALMKVKFDLKKRVKLAQFVWLMYWFSLMAGVLVFSMGLFFKIELRKRSEMMDNSESHFVPNLLIGVGLLACGINAMGGKICYDSLDPSKFSRWKPMLKPFLVSCVVFNCLLVLTALLCFLMRIPLQFTLAEGLKNALKFYKDTDTPGRCYMKRTLDQMQMEFRCCGNNNFRDWFEIQWVSNRYLDFSAKEVKDRIGSNVDGKYLMDAVPFSCCNPGSPRPCIQYQVTNNTAHYSYDHHTEDLNIWKRGCRDALISYYGGMMNSIGALVLLVTILEVIVMIGLQYVNTSLSNLANPEDPECESEGWILEKTVKETFTDIMDKMKAMSKGNAVDEAGVDGVATGS; encoded by the exons ATGGCACTAATGAAGGTCAAGTTTGACCTGAAGAAGCGGGTGAAACTGGCCCAGTTCGTATGGCTGATGTACTGGTTCTCATTGATGGCAGGCGTGCTGGTCTTCAGCATGGGGCTGTTCTTTAAGATCGAGCTGCGTAAGCGCTCAGAGATGATGGACAACAGTGAGAGCCATTTCGTTCCTAACCTACTAATCGGCGTGGGGCTGCTGGCCTGTGGGATCAATGCCATGGGAGGCAAGATCTGCTATGACTCCCTGGATCCCAGCAAGTTCTCCAGGTGGAAGCCTATGCTCAAACCCTTCCTCGTCTCCTGTGTGGTTTTCAATTGTCTCCTGGTGCTGACGGCTCTGCTCTGCTTCCTTATGAGGATCCCTCTCCAGTTCACGTTGGCCGAGGGCCTGAAGAACGCCCTGAAGTTCTACAAGGACACAGACACGCCGGGACGCTGCTACATGAAGAGAACCCTGGACCAGATGCAGATGGAGTTCCGTTGCTGCGGCAACAACAACTTCAGGGACTGGTTCGAGATCCAGTGGGTCAGCAATCGCTACCTGGACTTCAGTGCCAAGGAAGTAAAAGA TCGTATCGGCAGCAACGTGGATGGGAAGTACCTGATGGATGCTGTTCCATTCAGCTGCTGTAACCCAGGCTCCCCTCGGCCCTGCATCCAGTACCAGGTGACCAACAACACGGCCCACTACTCCTAcgaccaccacactgaggacctGAACATCTGGAAACGAGGCTGCCGCGACGCTCTGATTTCCTACTACGGAGGCATGATGAACAGCATAGGAGCCCTGGTGCTGCTGGTCACTATTCTGGAG GTTATTGTGATGATCGGCCTCCAGTACGTGAATACCTCCCTGTCTAACCTGGCCAACCCAGAGGACCCAGAGTGTGAGAGCGAAGGCTGGATCCTGGAGAAGACAGTGAAGGAGACGTTTACTGACATTATGGACAAGATGAAAGCCATGAGTAAAGGCAATGCAGTGGACGAGGCCGGAGTGGATGGTGTTGCCACGGGCAGCTGA
- the LOC124048125 gene encoding tubulin-specific chaperone C-like — protein sequence MDVESGICQGNGDSGRELGVKIPEGMLKREQDRLEDVERKKEVKKSQSVTEEKSGFFTATFGSERAAIEKLLAGCSGATDRVLATKTLEEVTTKTQRLQKFLNDSIVFLPQYELRQAQVALQKLQNSLTEKRDEILPKKKFAFRSRAANTPKVDPPVADPASPVTPKDSGRIKVDGAISPPEQCGFSHFESQVLTKTAEEIKQQDVLLTHLTNCKVRLLGSPSTVHIKHVQNCEIFSGPVSSSVFVDHCTGSTLSFPCQQLRTHHTTDTQVYLHVTSRAIIEDCQRVCFAPFAWSYPGLDLDFKVSGLDRERNNWNQVDDFNWLAIGTQSPNWCVIPEAERRTEWDS from the exons ATGGATGTGGAGAGTGGTATTTGTCAGGGAAACGGGGACTCTGGGCGTGAGTTAGGCGTGAAGATCCCCGAGGGGATGCTGAAACGGGAACAGGATAGGCTCGAGGacgtggagagaaagaaagaggtgaaAAAGAGCCAGTCTGTCACGGAGGAGAAGAGCGGGTTCTTCACCGCGACGTTCGGCAGCGAAAGGGCGGCTATCGAAAAGTTACTGGCTGGTTGCTCGGGGGCTACTGACCGTGTCCTGGCCACCAAAACCTTGGAGGAGGTGACTACTAAAACACAACGGCTCCAGAAGTTTCTAAACGACAGCATTGTGTTTTTACCGCAGTACGAGCTGAGACAGGCACAGGTGGCGCTCCAGAAACTACAGAACTCTCTGAccgagaagagagatgagattcTCCCCAAGAAGAAGTTCGCCTTTAGGTCGCGTGCAGCAAATACACCCAAAGTTGATCCACCTGTCGCGGACCCAGCGTCACCTGTAACACCTAAGGATTCTGGCCGAATTAAAGTGGATGGAGCCATAAGCCCCCCAGAGCAGTGCGGCTTCTCCCACTTTGAATCCCAG GTGCTGACCAAGACAGCGGAGGAGATCAAACAACAGGATGTTCTCCTGACCCACCTGACCAATTGCAAGGTCAGACTCCTGGGATCCCCAAGCACCGTCCACATCAAACACGTCCAGAACTGTGAGATCTTCTCTGGGCCGGTCTCCAGCTCTGTATTCGTCGACCACTGCACCGGCAGcaccctctccttcccctgccaGCAGCTACGGACTCACCACACTACTGACACACAGGTCTATCTGCATGTCACCAGCCGCGCCATCATAGAAGACTGTCAAAGGGTGTGCTTCGCCCCCTTTGCCTGGTCCTACCCGGGTCTGGACCTGGACTTTAAGGTGTCTGGTCTGGACCGGGAGAGGAACAACTGGAACCAGGTGGATGATTTTAACTGGCTGGCCATAGGGACCCAATCACCTAACTGGTGTGTCATCCCAGAAGCTGAGAGAAGAACTGAGTGGGACTCCTAG